One window of the Sebastes umbrosus isolate fSebUmb1 chromosome 1, fSebUmb1.pri, whole genome shotgun sequence genome contains the following:
- the rbbp5 gene encoding retinoblastoma-binding protein 5 isoform X3 encodes MDNFLLLSESFGQNYPEEADGTLDCISMALTCTFNRWGTLLAVGCNDGRIVIWDFLTRGIAKIISAHIHPVCSLCWSRDGHKLVSASTDNIVSQWDVLTGDCDQRFRFPSPILKLQCHPRDMDKVLVCPMKSAPVLLTLSDTKHVVLPVDDDSDLNVVAAFDRRGEYIYTGNAKGKILVLNTNTQELVASFRVTTGTSNTTAIKSIEFARKGSCFLINTADRIIRVYDGREILTCGRDGEPEPMQKLQDLVNRTPWKRCCFSGDGEYIVAGSARQHALYIWEKSIGNLVKILHGTRGELLLDVAWHPVRPIIASISSGVVSIWAQNQVENWSAFAPDFKELDENVEYEERESEFDIEDEDKSEPEQTGADAAEDEEVDVTTVDPIVAFCSSDEELEDYKALLYLPIAPEVEDPEENPFGPPPDAAVQTATPEEALAGGDKKQRQLSSEGGPAKKKARTTTIELQGVPSDEVHPLLGVKGDGKSKKKTAGRPKGSKGSLVSQSYKQHDIGGMD; translated from the exons ATGGATAATTTCCTGCTTCTTTCTG AATCATTTGGGCAGAACTATCCAGAG gagGCAGATGGCACTCTGGACTGTATCAGTATGGCCCTCACCTGCACCTTCAATCGGTGGGGCACCCTGCTGGCTGTGGGCTGCAACGACGGCCGCATCGTCATCTGGGACTTCCTCACACGGGGCATCGCCAAAATCATCAGCGCACATATCCACCCGGTTTGCTCTTTATG ctggaGTCGAGACGGCCACAAGCTGGTGAGCGCCTCCACAGACAACATTGTCTCGCAGTGGGACGTCCTGACTGGAGACTGTGACCAGAGGTTCCGCTTCCCCTCACCCATCCTGAAACTGCAATGCCACCCCAGAGACAT gGACAAGGTGCTGGTGTGTCCCATGAAATCCGCCCCGGTCCTGCTGACTCTGTCAGACACCAAACATGTTGTCCTGCCGGTGGACGACGACTCAGACCTGAATGTGGTGGCGGCGTTCGACAGGCGGGGGGAGTACATCTACACTGGCAATGCCAAAGGAAAG ATTCTGGTGTTGAACACAAACACTCAGGAGCTGGTGGCTTCCTTCAGAGTGACAACCGGCACCAGCAACACCACTGCCATCAAATCAATTGAATTTGCACGCAAGGGCAG TTGCTTCCTCATAAACACAGCGGACCGGATCATCAGGGTGTATGACGGCAGGGAGATACTGACATGTGGCCGAGACGGTGAGCCTGAACCCATGCAGAAACTACAGGACCTGGTCAACAG GACTCCGTGGAAGCGCTGCTGTTTCTCCGGCGATGGCGAGTACATCGTGGCCGGTTCAGCCAGGCAGCACGCCCTCTACATCTGGGAGAAGAGCATCGGCAACCTGGTGAAGATCCTTCATGGAACcagaggagagctgctgctggatgtCGCT TGGCATCCTGTCCGTCCGATTATCGCCTCCATCTCCAGTGGAGTGGTGTCCATCTGGGCTCAGAACCAAGTG GAAAACTGGAGCGCTTTTGCTCCAGACTTTAAAGAGCTGGATGAGAATGTGGAGTACGAGGAGAGAGAGTCTGAATTTGACATCGAGGACGAAGACAAGAGTGAACCCGAGCAGACAG GCGCAGACGCTGCCGAGGATGAAGAGGTGGATGTCACCACTGTTGACCCAATAGTTGCTTTTTGCAGCAG TGATGAGGAGCTGGAGGACTACAAGGCCCTGCTGTACCTGCCAATCGCCCCCGAGGTCGAGGACCCAGAGGAAAACCCCTTCGGCCCCCCGCCAGACGCCGCGGTCCAGACTGCTACCCCAGAGGAAGCGTTGGCTGGCGGTGACAAGAAGCAGCGGCAGCTTTCATCTGAAGGAGGCCCGGCCAAGAAGAAGGCTCGCACCACCACCATCGAACTGCAGGGGGTGCCCAGTGACG agGTGCACCCCCTACTGGGAGTGAAGGGAGATGGCAAGTCCAAGAAGAAGACAGCAGGCCGGCCCAAAGGCTCCAAAG GGAGTCTGGTCTCGCAGTCGTACAAACAACATGACATTGGAGGGATGGACTGA
- the rbbp5 gene encoding retinoblastoma-binding protein 5 isoform X1, whose protein sequence is MDNFLLLSESFGQNYPEEADGTLDCISMALTCTFNRWGTLLAVGCNDGRIVIWDFLTRGIAKIISAHIHPVCSLCWSRDGHKLVSASTDNIVSQWDVLTGDCDQRFRFPSPILKLQCHPRDMDKVLVCPMKSAPVLLTLSDTKHVVLPVDDDSDLNVVAAFDRRGEYIYTGNAKGKILVLNTNTQELVASFRVTTGTSNTTAIKSIEFARKGSCFLINTADRIIRVYDGREILTCGRDGEPEPMQKLQDLVNRTPWKRCCFSGDGEYIVAGSARQHALYIWEKSIGNLVKILHGTRGELLLDVAWHPVRPIIASISSGVVSIWAQNQVENWSAFAPDFKELDENVEYEERESEFDIEDEDKSEPEQTGADAAEDEEVDVTTVDPIVAFCSSDEELEDYKALLYLPIAPEVEDPEENPFGPPPDAAVQTATPEEALAGGDKKQRQLSSEGGPAKKKARTTTIELQGVPSDEVHPLLGVKGDGKSKKKTAGRPKGSKGKDKDFPFRPKPYRGERPSFPVEALGSSGPGVGGGGGGMKGRAEGGLATGSLVSQSYKQHDIGGMD, encoded by the exons ATGGATAATTTCCTGCTTCTTTCTG AATCATTTGGGCAGAACTATCCAGAG gagGCAGATGGCACTCTGGACTGTATCAGTATGGCCCTCACCTGCACCTTCAATCGGTGGGGCACCCTGCTGGCTGTGGGCTGCAACGACGGCCGCATCGTCATCTGGGACTTCCTCACACGGGGCATCGCCAAAATCATCAGCGCACATATCCACCCGGTTTGCTCTTTATG ctggaGTCGAGACGGCCACAAGCTGGTGAGCGCCTCCACAGACAACATTGTCTCGCAGTGGGACGTCCTGACTGGAGACTGTGACCAGAGGTTCCGCTTCCCCTCACCCATCCTGAAACTGCAATGCCACCCCAGAGACAT gGACAAGGTGCTGGTGTGTCCCATGAAATCCGCCCCGGTCCTGCTGACTCTGTCAGACACCAAACATGTTGTCCTGCCGGTGGACGACGACTCAGACCTGAATGTGGTGGCGGCGTTCGACAGGCGGGGGGAGTACATCTACACTGGCAATGCCAAAGGAAAG ATTCTGGTGTTGAACACAAACACTCAGGAGCTGGTGGCTTCCTTCAGAGTGACAACCGGCACCAGCAACACCACTGCCATCAAATCAATTGAATTTGCACGCAAGGGCAG TTGCTTCCTCATAAACACAGCGGACCGGATCATCAGGGTGTATGACGGCAGGGAGATACTGACATGTGGCCGAGACGGTGAGCCTGAACCCATGCAGAAACTACAGGACCTGGTCAACAG GACTCCGTGGAAGCGCTGCTGTTTCTCCGGCGATGGCGAGTACATCGTGGCCGGTTCAGCCAGGCAGCACGCCCTCTACATCTGGGAGAAGAGCATCGGCAACCTGGTGAAGATCCTTCATGGAACcagaggagagctgctgctggatgtCGCT TGGCATCCTGTCCGTCCGATTATCGCCTCCATCTCCAGTGGAGTGGTGTCCATCTGGGCTCAGAACCAAGTG GAAAACTGGAGCGCTTTTGCTCCAGACTTTAAAGAGCTGGATGAGAATGTGGAGTACGAGGAGAGAGAGTCTGAATTTGACATCGAGGACGAAGACAAGAGTGAACCCGAGCAGACAG GCGCAGACGCTGCCGAGGATGAAGAGGTGGATGTCACCACTGTTGACCCAATAGTTGCTTTTTGCAGCAG TGATGAGGAGCTGGAGGACTACAAGGCCCTGCTGTACCTGCCAATCGCCCCCGAGGTCGAGGACCCAGAGGAAAACCCCTTCGGCCCCCCGCCAGACGCCGCGGTCCAGACTGCTACCCCAGAGGAAGCGTTGGCTGGCGGTGACAAGAAGCAGCGGCAGCTTTCATCTGAAGGAGGCCCGGCCAAGAAGAAGGCTCGCACCACCACCATCGAACTGCAGGGGGTGCCCAGTGACG agGTGCACCCCCTACTGGGAGTGAAGGGAGATGGCAAGTCCAAGAAGAAGACAGCAGGCCGGCCCAAAGGCTCCAAAGGTAAAGACAAAGACTTCCCCTTCAGGCCCAAGCCCTACAGGGGCGAACGGCCCTCCTTCCCCGTGGAGGCCCTGGGCAGCTCTGGCccaggagtaggaggaggaggaggagggatgaaggGCAGGGCAGAGGGGGGCCTGGCCACAG GGAGTCTGGTCTCGCAGTCGTACAAACAACATGACATTGGAGGGATGGACTGA
- the rbbp5 gene encoding retinoblastoma-binding protein 5 isoform X4 → MNLELLESFGQNYPEEADGTLDCISMALTCTFNRWGTLLAVGCNDGRIVIWDFLTRGIAKIISAHIHPVCSLCWSRDGHKLVSASTDNIVSQWDVLTGDCDQRFRFPSPILKLQCHPRDMDKVLVCPMKSAPVLLTLSDTKHVVLPVDDDSDLNVVAAFDRRGEYIYTGNAKGKILVLNTNTQELVASFRVTTGTSNTTAIKSIEFARKGSCFLINTADRIIRVYDGREILTCGRDGEPEPMQKLQDLVNRTPWKRCCFSGDGEYIVAGSARQHALYIWEKSIGNLVKILHGTRGELLLDVAWHPVRPIIASISSGVVSIWAQNQVENWSAFAPDFKELDENVEYEERESEFDIEDEDKSEPEQTGADAAEDEEVDVTTVDPIVAFCSSDEELEDYKALLYLPIAPEVEDPEENPFGPPPDAAVQTATPEEALAGGDKKQRQLSSEGGPAKKKARTTTIELQGVPSDEVHPLLGVKGDGKSKKKTAGRPKGSKGSLVSQSYKQHDIGGMD, encoded by the exons ATGAACCTCGAGCTGCTCG AATCATTTGGGCAGAACTATCCAGAG gagGCAGATGGCACTCTGGACTGTATCAGTATGGCCCTCACCTGCACCTTCAATCGGTGGGGCACCCTGCTGGCTGTGGGCTGCAACGACGGCCGCATCGTCATCTGGGACTTCCTCACACGGGGCATCGCCAAAATCATCAGCGCACATATCCACCCGGTTTGCTCTTTATG ctggaGTCGAGACGGCCACAAGCTGGTGAGCGCCTCCACAGACAACATTGTCTCGCAGTGGGACGTCCTGACTGGAGACTGTGACCAGAGGTTCCGCTTCCCCTCACCCATCCTGAAACTGCAATGCCACCCCAGAGACAT gGACAAGGTGCTGGTGTGTCCCATGAAATCCGCCCCGGTCCTGCTGACTCTGTCAGACACCAAACATGTTGTCCTGCCGGTGGACGACGACTCAGACCTGAATGTGGTGGCGGCGTTCGACAGGCGGGGGGAGTACATCTACACTGGCAATGCCAAAGGAAAG ATTCTGGTGTTGAACACAAACACTCAGGAGCTGGTGGCTTCCTTCAGAGTGACAACCGGCACCAGCAACACCACTGCCATCAAATCAATTGAATTTGCACGCAAGGGCAG TTGCTTCCTCATAAACACAGCGGACCGGATCATCAGGGTGTATGACGGCAGGGAGATACTGACATGTGGCCGAGACGGTGAGCCTGAACCCATGCAGAAACTACAGGACCTGGTCAACAG GACTCCGTGGAAGCGCTGCTGTTTCTCCGGCGATGGCGAGTACATCGTGGCCGGTTCAGCCAGGCAGCACGCCCTCTACATCTGGGAGAAGAGCATCGGCAACCTGGTGAAGATCCTTCATGGAACcagaggagagctgctgctggatgtCGCT TGGCATCCTGTCCGTCCGATTATCGCCTCCATCTCCAGTGGAGTGGTGTCCATCTGGGCTCAGAACCAAGTG GAAAACTGGAGCGCTTTTGCTCCAGACTTTAAAGAGCTGGATGAGAATGTGGAGTACGAGGAGAGAGAGTCTGAATTTGACATCGAGGACGAAGACAAGAGTGAACCCGAGCAGACAG GCGCAGACGCTGCCGAGGATGAAGAGGTGGATGTCACCACTGTTGACCCAATAGTTGCTTTTTGCAGCAG TGATGAGGAGCTGGAGGACTACAAGGCCCTGCTGTACCTGCCAATCGCCCCCGAGGTCGAGGACCCAGAGGAAAACCCCTTCGGCCCCCCGCCAGACGCCGCGGTCCAGACTGCTACCCCAGAGGAAGCGTTGGCTGGCGGTGACAAGAAGCAGCGGCAGCTTTCATCTGAAGGAGGCCCGGCCAAGAAGAAGGCTCGCACCACCACCATCGAACTGCAGGGGGTGCCCAGTGACG agGTGCACCCCCTACTGGGAGTGAAGGGAGATGGCAAGTCCAAGAAGAAGACAGCAGGCCGGCCCAAAGGCTCCAAAG GGAGTCTGGTCTCGCAGTCGTACAAACAACATGACATTGGAGGGATGGACTGA
- the rbbp5 gene encoding retinoblastoma-binding protein 5 isoform X2, with protein sequence MNLELLESFGQNYPEEADGTLDCISMALTCTFNRWGTLLAVGCNDGRIVIWDFLTRGIAKIISAHIHPVCSLCWSRDGHKLVSASTDNIVSQWDVLTGDCDQRFRFPSPILKLQCHPRDMDKVLVCPMKSAPVLLTLSDTKHVVLPVDDDSDLNVVAAFDRRGEYIYTGNAKGKILVLNTNTQELVASFRVTTGTSNTTAIKSIEFARKGSCFLINTADRIIRVYDGREILTCGRDGEPEPMQKLQDLVNRTPWKRCCFSGDGEYIVAGSARQHALYIWEKSIGNLVKILHGTRGELLLDVAWHPVRPIIASISSGVVSIWAQNQVENWSAFAPDFKELDENVEYEERESEFDIEDEDKSEPEQTGADAAEDEEVDVTTVDPIVAFCSSDEELEDYKALLYLPIAPEVEDPEENPFGPPPDAAVQTATPEEALAGGDKKQRQLSSEGGPAKKKARTTTIELQGVPSDEVHPLLGVKGDGKSKKKTAGRPKGSKGKDKDFPFRPKPYRGERPSFPVEALGSSGPGVGGGGGGMKGRAEGGLATGSLVSQSYKQHDIGGMD encoded by the exons ATGAACCTCGAGCTGCTCG AATCATTTGGGCAGAACTATCCAGAG gagGCAGATGGCACTCTGGACTGTATCAGTATGGCCCTCACCTGCACCTTCAATCGGTGGGGCACCCTGCTGGCTGTGGGCTGCAACGACGGCCGCATCGTCATCTGGGACTTCCTCACACGGGGCATCGCCAAAATCATCAGCGCACATATCCACCCGGTTTGCTCTTTATG ctggaGTCGAGACGGCCACAAGCTGGTGAGCGCCTCCACAGACAACATTGTCTCGCAGTGGGACGTCCTGACTGGAGACTGTGACCAGAGGTTCCGCTTCCCCTCACCCATCCTGAAACTGCAATGCCACCCCAGAGACAT gGACAAGGTGCTGGTGTGTCCCATGAAATCCGCCCCGGTCCTGCTGACTCTGTCAGACACCAAACATGTTGTCCTGCCGGTGGACGACGACTCAGACCTGAATGTGGTGGCGGCGTTCGACAGGCGGGGGGAGTACATCTACACTGGCAATGCCAAAGGAAAG ATTCTGGTGTTGAACACAAACACTCAGGAGCTGGTGGCTTCCTTCAGAGTGACAACCGGCACCAGCAACACCACTGCCATCAAATCAATTGAATTTGCACGCAAGGGCAG TTGCTTCCTCATAAACACAGCGGACCGGATCATCAGGGTGTATGACGGCAGGGAGATACTGACATGTGGCCGAGACGGTGAGCCTGAACCCATGCAGAAACTACAGGACCTGGTCAACAG GACTCCGTGGAAGCGCTGCTGTTTCTCCGGCGATGGCGAGTACATCGTGGCCGGTTCAGCCAGGCAGCACGCCCTCTACATCTGGGAGAAGAGCATCGGCAACCTGGTGAAGATCCTTCATGGAACcagaggagagctgctgctggatgtCGCT TGGCATCCTGTCCGTCCGATTATCGCCTCCATCTCCAGTGGAGTGGTGTCCATCTGGGCTCAGAACCAAGTG GAAAACTGGAGCGCTTTTGCTCCAGACTTTAAAGAGCTGGATGAGAATGTGGAGTACGAGGAGAGAGAGTCTGAATTTGACATCGAGGACGAAGACAAGAGTGAACCCGAGCAGACAG GCGCAGACGCTGCCGAGGATGAAGAGGTGGATGTCACCACTGTTGACCCAATAGTTGCTTTTTGCAGCAG TGATGAGGAGCTGGAGGACTACAAGGCCCTGCTGTACCTGCCAATCGCCCCCGAGGTCGAGGACCCAGAGGAAAACCCCTTCGGCCCCCCGCCAGACGCCGCGGTCCAGACTGCTACCCCAGAGGAAGCGTTGGCTGGCGGTGACAAGAAGCAGCGGCAGCTTTCATCTGAAGGAGGCCCGGCCAAGAAGAAGGCTCGCACCACCACCATCGAACTGCAGGGGGTGCCCAGTGACG agGTGCACCCCCTACTGGGAGTGAAGGGAGATGGCAAGTCCAAGAAGAAGACAGCAGGCCGGCCCAAAGGCTCCAAAGGTAAAGACAAAGACTTCCCCTTCAGGCCCAAGCCCTACAGGGGCGAACGGCCCTCCTTCCCCGTGGAGGCCCTGGGCAGCTCTGGCccaggagtaggaggaggaggaggagggatgaaggGCAGGGCAGAGGGGGGCCTGGCCACAG GGAGTCTGGTCTCGCAGTCGTACAAACAACATGACATTGGAGGGATGGACTGA